Part of the Gemmatimonas sp. genome is shown below.
CGGGGGGAGGGGGGGGCGCTGGCGGGGGGTACACGGGGCCCGCGCCGTTCACCCCCCGCGTACAACGACTCTCACCCCTTGAACCTCCCTCCCTCCTGCTTCCGTGGGTGTTGGCTGTTTGCGGATTCAGCGGCATACTACCGAATCCCCAACCCGCCCCCATGCCCCGCTTCCGCCTCATCGCCGCCGCCATCGCCCTCAGCGCCGGTGCCCTCTCCGCCCAAGCCCCCGCCGAGCCGGCGCGGGTGCGCTGGGAACGCCAGTGTCAGATCCGCAAGGACAAGTTCGACAAGATCCTGCCGCGGGCGATGCGCGACAATGGCGTCGATATGTGGATCGTGATGCAGAAGGAGAATCAGTTCGATCCCATGTACGAGGATCTCGGCCGCGGGTATGTGGGGAGCGTGGGCTACTACATCTTCACCGATCGCGGCGGTGATCGCATTGAGCGCGCGGCGATCGGGGTGAGCGGCTATCTGCTGGAGCAGTGCAAGGTGTACGATATCGTGCGCGGCTTCGCGCCGCTCAAAGCGTTCATCGCCGAGCGGAATCCGAAGAAAATCGCCCTGAACATGTCGGAAGAAGTCGGTGCGGCCGACGGGTTGTCAAAGACGTCGTATGACCGTCTCGTCAAGGAAATCGGTCCGGAGTTCGCGTCGCGCGTCGTGTCGGCAGAGAAAGTGGTGAGCGACTATCGCTCGGGCTTTACGGCATCGCAGATGGTGGCGCTGGGTGAAGCGGGGGAGATCTCGCGGCGGATCGCCCAGCGGGCGTTGAGCAACGAAGTGATCACGCCGGGGGTGACGACGCTGGAAGATGTGGCGTGGTGGATGATGGATCAGCTGCAGCAACGCGCGCTGGGATCGTCGTTCGATATGCCCTCGGTGTACATCACCGGCCCGAAAGGCATCGAGGCCACGAGCACCGACCGTATCATTCAACGCGGCGACCTGCTCATCATCGACTGGGGCGTGGGCTATCTGAACGTGTGGACCGACGTGAAGCGCATGGCGTACGTGTTGAAGCCCGGCGAGACGGCGGTGCCGAAGGGTATTCAGACGGCGTTCGACAACGCACTTAAGGTGCGCGATGTCATCCGACGCACCATCCGCCCCGGCCCGACCGCCGGCGACATGGTCGAGCAGCTGAAAACGGAGATCGTGAAGTC
Proteins encoded:
- a CDS encoding M24 family metallopeptidase — its product is MPRFRLIAAAIALSAGALSAQAPAEPARVRWERQCQIRKDKFDKILPRAMRDNGVDMWIVMQKENQFDPMYEDLGRGYVGSVGYYIFTDRGGDRIERAAIGVSGYLLEQCKVYDIVRGFAPLKAFIAERNPKKIALNMSEEVGAADGLSKTSYDRLVKEIGPEFASRVVSAEKVVSDYRSGFTASQMVALGEAGEISRRIAQRALSNEVITPGVTTLEDVAWWMMDQLQQRALGSSFDMPSVYITGPKGIEATSTDRIIQRGDLLIIDWGVGYLNVWTDVKRMAYVLKPGETAVPKGIQTAFDNALKVRDVIRRTIRPGPTAGDMVEQLKTEIVKSGFRMQGAFNEVTNDNRVEVMFGCHSVGDRGHGAGPSIAWFNPRQMTFAIKPYNPFSIELFAWTPNPDWGGAKVRIPLEDDAIVTERGVEWLYPVNERVWVIK